A region of the Thermodesulfobacteriota bacterium genome:
TTCAGCTTCCCGAGGACCAGCGCGGAGACCTGCTGCGGGGTGTATTCCTTGCCGCCGGCGAGGACGCGCGCGTCCTGGTTCGGCCCTTGGGCCACCTTGTAAGGGACGAGACGGGTCTCCTCGCCGACTTCATCGTACCGGCGCCCCATGAACCGCTTGATGGAGAAGATCGTGTTCTCCGGGTTCAGCACCGCCTGCCGCTTGGCGACCTGGCCCACAAGGATCTGTCCGTCCTTGGCGAACCCCACGACCGACGGAGTCAGGCGGCTCCCTTCCTCGTTGATGAGGACCTTGGGCTCGCCCCCTTCCATCACGGCCACGACGGAGTTCGTGGTCCCCAGGTCAATTCCGATGATTTTCGCCATCGCTTCGATACCTCCCCCGGTTATATGGTCTTCAGTAATTTATCGATGAACCGGAACAGCGCCCGGCCGTCCACCGGCTTCGTCACCATGCCCACTGCGCCCGATTCGAGCGCCCACATCCGCCGTTCGATCCCGGCCTTCCGCGCCAGCAGGATCACCGGGATGCGGGACGCGACCTGCGCGATCCGCAGCAGCGCGTCCATGCCGCAGAGGGACGGGGTGTCCAGGTCGACCACTACCAGATCCGCCTCCTCGGCGATCGATCGCCGGAGCCCCTCGGGGCCGTCGTTCCACAGCTCGGGAAACGCCCCCGCGTCCGACAGGAGGCCGAGGACCGGCGCCATGGGGGTGAAATCGTCGGCCATCGCGTCGGCGATCATCACCACTTTCCATCCGGCCGTCTGTGCCATCCTTCGATCCCTCCGGAACAACGACACATCAAGTCTCATGCCAATCG
Encoded here:
- a CDS encoding response regulator codes for the protein MAQTAGWKVVMIADAMADDFTPMAPVLGLLSDAGAFPELWNDGPEGLRRSIAEEADLVVVDLDTPSLCGMDALLRIAQVASRIPVILLARKAGIERRMWALESGAVGMVTKPVDGRALFRFIDKLLKTI